Proteins found in one Flavobacterium channae genomic segment:
- a CDS encoding TolC family protein, which produces MMKYKIVIISFFLFQLVTAQEQLTLEECYQLVETNYPLAMQNLILANQLEVQTEAFNKDKLPKVSLNAQATYQSEVTRVPFSLPNATIEPLNKDQYRATLDINQLIYNGNVIKAQTNLKTAQTKTQQQQVKVSLYQLKNLVNQYYFGILLLQKKQELVTTKKVLLLEKIKEIQAAVKFGAVLPSSEQVIQAEIIKIDQQSSDIRYEKLKLFNHLNKLTDANFNEDIELVESITTLNIEGNRPEYELFELQNQQIDANKSLISKSNAPKINAFAQGGYGNPALNMLNNSFETFYMAGVRLNWTLFDWNKTKKEKEALEISKQLIETEKETFEINLNRQLQEMNFEMERIEKQLVSDNEIIQLREKIVRSAEAQMKNGVITSSDYLNEVTQLFEAKINEQTHKVQLELAKANYQIIKGN; this is translated from the coding sequence ATGATGAAGTATAAAATAGTAATAATAAGTTTTTTTCTTTTCCAACTAGTTACTGCGCAAGAGCAGTTAACATTGGAAGAATGCTATCAATTAGTTGAAACTAACTATCCATTAGCCATGCAAAATTTAATTTTAGCAAATCAGCTTGAAGTTCAAACAGAAGCTTTTAATAAAGATAAATTACCAAAAGTCTCATTAAATGCTCAAGCAACATATCAATCGGAAGTTACCCGAGTTCCTTTTTCATTACCTAACGCTACAATTGAACCACTAAATAAAGACCAATATCGCGCTACTTTAGATATAAATCAATTAATCTATAATGGAAATGTTATAAAAGCGCAAACCAATTTAAAAACAGCTCAAACCAAAACGCAACAGCAACAAGTAAAAGTTTCTTTGTACCAATTAAAAAATCTTGTAAATCAGTATTATTTTGGAATTTTATTGTTGCAAAAAAAGCAAGAATTAGTAACGACAAAAAAAGTATTACTTCTCGAGAAAATTAAAGAAATTCAAGCAGCAGTTAAATTTGGTGCTGTTTTGCCTTCATCGGAACAAGTGATTCAAGCTGAAATTATTAAAATCGATCAGCAATCGAGCGATATTCGTTACGAAAAATTAAAACTCTTCAATCATCTAAATAAATTAACTGATGCAAACTTTAATGAAGATATAGAATTAGTAGAAAGCATAACTACATTAAATATTGAAGGAAATCGTCCTGAATACGAATTATTTGAATTGCAAAATCAACAAATAGATGCGAATAAAAGCCTTATTTCTAAAAGTAATGCTCCAAAAATAAATGCTTTTGCACAAGGTGGTTATGGAAATCCAGCTTTAAATATGTTAAACAATTCATTTGAAACGTTCTACATGGCTGGAGTTCGATTAAACTGGACATTATTCGATTGGAATAAAACCAAAAAAGAAAAAGAAGCTTTAGAAATTTCGAAACAACTTATCGAAACCGAAAAAGAAACTTTTGAAATTAACCTAAATAGACAATTACAAGAAATGAATTTTGAAATGGAGCGAATTGAAAAACAATTAGTTAGCGACAATGAGATTATCCAATTGCGAGAAAAAATTGTTCGTTCTGCTGAAGCACAAATGAAAAATGGTGTTATTACTTCATCAGATTATTTGAATGAAGTTACTCAACTTTTTGAAGCTAAAATCAACGAACAAACACATAAAGTTCAATTAGAATTGGCAAAAGCGAATTATCAAATCATAAAAGGAAATTAA
- a CDS encoding HlyD family secretion protein, with the protein MKTFIKIILVSIVLSSCNKNNENADAYGNFETTEVTVSSEANGKIEFLNIEEGNEIKKGEIVALIDTLQLHFNKEQLKASIATVQSKSASVLSQISVLNEQLKTAKIEQNRILNMFNENAATKRQVDEIEGKVNVINKQINSVQTQNAPILNEVKSIEVQIAKLEDQIKKSQVINPIDGTVLTKYAEASEITAFGKPLYKIANLNEMELQVYFSETQLPQIKIGQHVKVVIDSNDSTKSYNGIISWISSQAEFTPKVIQTKEERTNLVYAVKVKVKNDGSLKIGMPAEVWLNN; encoded by the coding sequence ATGAAGACATTCATAAAAATAATTCTTGTTTCAATAGTATTGTCTAGTTGTAATAAAAACAACGAAAATGCCGATGCTTATGGAAATTTTGAAACTACCGAAGTTACCGTCTCATCTGAAGCAAATGGTAAAATTGAATTTTTGAATATTGAAGAAGGAAATGAAATCAAAAAAGGAGAAATTGTTGCCTTAATCGACACGCTTCAATTACATTTTAATAAAGAACAACTTAAAGCTTCTATAGCAACAGTTCAATCTAAATCGGCTTCTGTTTTATCGCAAATTTCTGTTTTAAACGAACAATTAAAAACCGCTAAAATTGAACAAAATAGAATTTTAAACATGTTCAACGAAAATGCAGCAACAAAAAGACAAGTTGATGAAATTGAAGGCAAAGTTAATGTAATAAACAAGCAAATAAATAGTGTTCAAACGCAAAATGCTCCTATTTTAAATGAAGTCAAATCAATTGAAGTACAAATTGCAAAATTGGAAGACCAAATAAAAAAATCACAAGTTATTAATCCTATTGACGGAACGGTTTTAACCAAATATGCAGAAGCTTCAGAAATTACCGCTTTTGGAAAACCACTTTATAAAATTGCCAATCTTAATGAAATGGAACTTCAAGTATATTTTTCAGAAACACAGTTGCCACAAATAAAAATTGGACAGCATGTAAAAGTTGTTATCGATTCTAATGATAGTACAAAATCCTACAACGGAATAATTTCTTGGATAAGTTCGCAAGCCGAGTTTACACCAAAAGTAATTCAAACCAAAGAAGAAAGAACCAATTTAGTTTACGCTGTAAAAGTAAAAGTAAAAAACGACGGAAGTTTAAAAATAGGAATGCCAGCCGAGGTTTGGCTTAATAACTAA
- a CDS encoding SCO family protein — protein sequence MKKIILFVIASLLLIGCNTKEEKQDIKDKPITDLSIYNLPEKWTNQDGKDIELKELRGKVLVMVMIYTSCKAACPRLVADMRHIEERIPEEYKDKVQLVLVSIDPTVDTPKRLKDFSIENKMTGDQWVFLRSNEENTREFAAVLAVNYKKISPIDFSHSNIISVFNAEGELAFQQEGLGVSYDKTVSKIKEEAAKIE from the coding sequence ATGAAAAAGATAATTTTATTCGTAATTGCTTCCCTTTTATTAATCGGATGTAATACAAAAGAAGAAAAACAAGATATAAAAGATAAACCCATCACCGATTTATCAATTTATAACTTACCTGAAAAATGGACCAATCAAGACGGAAAAGATATTGAATTGAAAGAATTAAGAGGAAAAGTTCTTGTTATGGTGATGATTTACACTTCATGTAAAGCCGCTTGTCCAAGATTAGTCGCAGATATGCGTCACATTGAAGAGCGAATTCCTGAAGAATACAAGGATAAAGTCCAATTGGTTTTAGTAAGTATTGATCCAACGGTGGATACTCCAAAACGATTAAAAGATTTCTCTATCGAAAATAAAATGACTGGAGATCAATGGGTTTTCTTGCGTTCAAATGAAGAAAATACCAGAGAATTCGCTGCAGTTCTAGCCGTAAATTATAAAAAAATATCTCCGATAGATTTCTCACATTCCAATATCATCAGTGTATTTAATGCGGAAGGCGAATTGGCATTCCAACAAGAAGGCTTAGGAGTTAGTTACGACAAAACGGTTTCAAAAATCAAAGAAGAAGCGGCTAAAATAGAGTAG
- a CDS encoding formylglycine-generating enzyme family protein, which produces MKRFHYCLILLFWVSISFSQVPKDMVTIGAGSYVPLYGTTDKKPVYIKSFLLDVYPVTNQEYLEFLKKNPNYRKSKIKRLFANTTYLSEWTGDLSFGPLNANAPVTNISWFAAKEYCECQGKRLATLDEWEYVAMADEKRKDARTREEFNKYILSWYEKNKTYNNSVGKTFKNYWGVYDMHGLVWEWTFDFNSIFLSGESRKDKDTDKDLFCGSGSVNATDLMNYAAFMRYAFRGSIKANYTTKNLGFRCAKNIAN; this is translated from the coding sequence ATGAAACGATTTCACTACTGCCTAATTTTATTATTTTGGGTTTCCATTTCTTTTTCTCAGGTACCCAAAGATATGGTAACCATTGGAGCAGGGAGTTATGTTCCGTTATATGGAACAACAGATAAAAAACCAGTGTACATAAAATCCTTTTTGTTGGATGTGTATCCGGTAACGAATCAGGAATATTTAGAATTTTTGAAAAAAAATCCGAATTACAGAAAATCAAAAATCAAACGCCTTTTTGCTAATACAACATATTTATCAGAATGGACTGGCGATTTAAGTTTTGGACCATTAAATGCTAATGCGCCAGTTACCAATATTTCATGGTTTGCTGCAAAAGAATACTGCGAATGTCAAGGTAAAAGATTAGCCACTTTAGATGAATGGGAATATGTAGCTATGGCAGATGAAAAACGAAAAGACGCCAGAACTAGAGAAGAATTCAATAAATATATCTTGAGTTGGTACGAAAAAAACAAAACCTACAACAATTCTGTAGGGAAAACATTCAAGAATTACTGGGGCGTTTACGATATGCACGGATTAGTTTGGGAATGGACTTTCGATTTCAACAGTATCTTTTTATCAGGAGAATCCAGAAAAGATAAAGATACCGATAAAGATTTGTTCTGCGGAAGTGGTTCTGTCAACGCCACCGATTTAATGAATTATGCCGCTTTTATGCGCTACGCTTTCAGAGGCAGTATAAAAGCAAACTATACGACAAAAAATTTAGGTTTCCGATGTGCCAAAAACATCGCTAATTGA
- the nirK gene encoding copper-containing nitrite reductase, with amino-acid sequence MSNFIKKVLVLCVACAASISCKQNSNSKTDYANISVGEEMTAELTSPPFVPKPVGDRPAKKLIVNMEIKEIEGEMADGVKYVYWTFGGSVPGSFIRTRVGDEVQFTLKNHPDNKLPHNIDLHAVTGPGGGAASSLVAPGHEKTFNFKCINPGLYVYHCATAPVGMHIANGMYGLILVEPEGGLPPVDKEYYVMQGDFYTKGKNGEPGIQPFDMTKAVDEHPDYVVFNGKVGALTGDKALTAKVGETVRIYMGNGGPNLVSSFHVIGEIFDKVHIEGGDMINKNVQTTLIPAGGSAIVEFKVDVPGTFILVDHSIFRAFNKGALGMLKVEGAENAKIYSGTTQEGIYHPEGGTIQNMPKTGNGKEVVVNKTLDQQIADGKNIYGRTCFACHQSEGQGIPGAFPPLAKSDFLNADSNRAVNAVLHGLSGEITVNGKKYNSVMTSQNLTDQEISDVLTYVYNSWGNNKTKVTPEMVKTQRAKPAPKVKDMHE; translated from the coding sequence ATGAGTAATTTTATTAAAAAAGTTTTAGTATTATGTGTAGCTTGTGCAGCAAGTATTTCATGTAAACAAAACAGCAACTCTAAAACCGACTATGCTAATATTTCAGTTGGTGAAGAAATGACTGCAGAATTAACATCTCCTCCTTTTGTGCCAAAGCCTGTTGGAGATCGTCCAGCAAAAAAATTAATCGTAAACATGGAAATTAAAGAAATCGAAGGTGAAATGGCCGACGGTGTTAAATATGTTTACTGGACTTTTGGTGGTAGTGTACCAGGAAGTTTTATTAGAACTAGAGTAGGTGATGAAGTACAATTTACTTTGAAAAATCACCCAGACAACAAATTGCCTCACAACATCGATTTACACGCCGTTACAGGTCCAGGTGGTGGAGCTGCTTCTTCTTTAGTAGCACCAGGACATGAAAAAACTTTTAATTTCAAATGTATCAATCCAGGATTATATGTGTACCACTGTGCTACAGCTCCTGTAGGGATGCACATTGCAAACGGAATGTACGGATTAATTTTGGTAGAACCAGAAGGTGGTTTACCTCCAGTAGATAAAGAATACTATGTAATGCAAGGTGATTTTTATACCAAAGGAAAAAATGGAGAACCTGGAATACAACCTTTCGATATGACAAAAGCCGTAGATGAACATCCTGATTATGTAGTTTTTAATGGGAAAGTTGGTGCTTTAACTGGTGACAAAGCGTTAACCGCTAAAGTGGGTGAAACCGTTAGAATTTACATGGGTAACGGTGGACCGAATTTAGTTTCTTCCTTCCACGTTATTGGAGAGATTTTCGACAAAGTACACATTGAAGGTGGAGACATGATTAATAAAAATGTTCAAACAACATTAATTCCTGCTGGAGGTTCTGCAATTGTAGAGTTCAAAGTAGACGTTCCAGGAACTTTCATTCTAGTGGATCACTCCATTTTCAGAGCGTTCAATAAAGGTGCTTTAGGGATGTTAAAAGTTGAAGGTGCTGAGAATGCTAAAATTTATTCAGGTACAACCCAAGAAGGAATTTATCACCCAGAAGGTGGAACCATCCAAAACATGCCAAAAACGGGTAATGGTAAAGAAGTAGTGGTAAATAAAACGTTAGACCAACAAATAGCCGATGGTAAAAATATTTATGGAAGAACTTGTTTTGCTTGTCACCAATCAGAAGGTCAAGGTATTCCGGGGGCTTTCCCTCCATTAGCAAAATCTGATTTCTTAAACGCAGATTCAAATAGAGCAGTTAATGCAGTTCTTCACGGATTAAGTGGTGAAATCACTGTAAATGGTAAAAAATACAATTCTGTAATGACAAGTCAAAACCTTACGGATCAAGAAATTTCAGATGTTTTAACTTATGTGTATAACAGTTGGGGTAACAACAAAACCAAAGTAACCCCTGAAATGGTTAAAACACAAAGAGCAAAACCAGCGCCTAAAGTAAAAGATATGCACGAATAA
- a CDS encoding TetR/AcrR family transcriptional regulator — MSTEEKIFEAAFKVFQRKGFNGARMQEIADEAEINKAMLHYFFRSKEKLFEAVFLNAFGKLAPQINQIFNSEDSVFIKIEKFTQSYINFVLEYPFLPQFIVQEMNNNSEFVSNFLKVENRPNPIKLIAQIEKEIELGIIKPIHPKQLLLDIFSMTIFSFAAQGLVKGMLQLTEEEFKSLMIERKKHISNQIIMAIKNDEV, encoded by the coding sequence ATGTCAACTGAAGAAAAAATATTCGAAGCCGCTTTTAAAGTTTTTCAAAGAAAGGGATTTAATGGTGCAAGAATGCAAGAAATTGCAGATGAAGCAGAAATAAATAAGGCGATGCTTCATTATTTCTTTCGAAGTAAAGAAAAATTATTTGAAGCTGTATTTTTAAATGCTTTTGGAAAATTGGCTCCTCAAATCAATCAAATATTTAATTCCGAAGATTCAGTTTTTATTAAAATTGAGAAATTTACTCAAAGCTACATCAATTTTGTACTTGAATATCCATTTTTACCGCAATTCATTGTTCAAGAAATGAATAATAATAGTGAATTTGTGTCTAATTTTTTAAAGGTTGAGAATCGACCTAATCCCATAAAACTGATCGCGCAAATTGAGAAAGAAATTGAATTAGGAATAATAAAACCAATTCATCCTAAACAATTATTATTAGATATTTTCTCCATGACAATTTTCTCATTTGCAGCGCAAGGTTTAGTAAAAGGCATGTTACAGTTAACAGAAGAAGAATTTAAATCATTAATGATTGAACGTAAAAAACATATAAGTAATCAAATAATTATGGCAATTAAAAATGATGAAGTATAA